A genome region from bacterium includes the following:
- a CDS encoding SMP-30/gluconolactonase/LRE family protein — MTRPFRSMWRGALIAGLAIGVAPAALHGAGTPGCPQIITCVAGNVFTAPGDVDCDRSIGLTDLALLVQAQFCDPCRSCLGKDVNGDSRVSIADVTAFLRALPQILSTPTPTRSLTGTPTPTHAPGTDTRTPTAAFTPTGATTATITRTPTRTPAADYAFARAFGEPGFAIPPLSKPSGVAIGADEHIWIADARDRVLELDATGKYVRTVGASGSDPGRLDAPRGIGFDAGGNLYVADAGNHRVQKFSPTGQYLLQFGSARVASEDLGEPSCVTVHAGVVFVCDTEHNNVKRFSPSGVYQGQWGAQGGGPGELDQPFDIAFDADGYAYVVDLGNSRVQKFDASFEHVLDIGTTGATETRLDAPTAIAIGADHRLYVSDLGDTIKVYDPDGRFLRSFGEPGGGAGQFNSPRDLALDADGNLYVADTDNDRLQKLDPDLRPEWTLIDALLGRLAAPVAIAYSPLQGVLVGDTVGDQARIAFFTPNGKPEGDVRIAMGGNPGLPHAASAIAIAPNGDFYLADAANQSVAKFAADRALIAFFGAPGTGPGQFTDPRGVAVDDGGNVFVVDGGNDRVQKFDSNGVLLGMWGGFGSAAGQLNSPQGIAVSGDRVYVADSGNDRVQAFDRSGGFRTQWGASGDAPSQFTTPRGLAVDREGYVYVVDAGNDRVQKFTPDGAFVASFGHTSPGRFINSIGVAVADNGDVLVVNAGERRIVVWQTPP; from the coding sequence ATGACTCGCCCCTTCCGCTCGATGTGGCGTGGCGCGCTGATCGCGGGACTCGCCATCGGCGTCGCGCCGGCGGCGCTGCACGGCGCGGGGACGCCCGGGTGCCCGCAGATCATCACCTGTGTCGCCGGCAACGTGTTCACCGCGCCGGGCGACGTCGATTGCGACCGCTCGATCGGACTGACGGACCTCGCCCTGTTGGTGCAGGCGCAGTTCTGCGACCCGTGCCGGAGCTGCCTGGGGAAGGACGTCAATGGCGACTCGCGCGTCTCGATCGCCGACGTCACGGCGTTCCTCCGGGCCTTGCCGCAGATCCTGTCGACGCCGACGCCGACCCGGAGCCTCACCGGCACGCCAACCCCTACCCACGCCCCGGGAACCGATACCCGCACGCCGACCGCCGCCTTCACGCCGACCGGCGCCACGACGGCCACCATCACCCGCACGCCGACGCGCACACCCGCGGCCGACTACGCGTTCGCCCGCGCCTTCGGCGAGCCCGGCTTCGCGATCCCGCCGCTCAGCAAGCCGAGCGGGGTCGCGATCGGCGCGGACGAGCACATCTGGATCGCCGACGCGCGCGATCGGGTGCTCGAGCTCGACGCGACCGGCAAGTACGTGCGCACCGTCGGCGCATCCGGCAGCGATCCCGGGCGCCTCGACGCCCCGCGGGGGATCGGCTTCGATGCGGGCGGCAATCTCTACGTCGCCGACGCGGGCAACCATCGGGTCCAGAAATTCTCGCCGACCGGGCAATACCTCCTGCAGTTCGGCTCCGCCAGGGTGGCCTCCGAGGATCTGGGCGAGCCGTCCTGCGTGACGGTGCATGCCGGCGTCGTGTTCGTCTGCGACACGGAGCACAACAATGTGAAACGATTCAGCCCCAGCGGGGTCTACCAGGGACAGTGGGGCGCACAGGGCGGCGGCCCCGGGGAGCTCGACCAGCCGTTCGACATCGCCTTCGACGCCGACGGCTATGCGTATGTCGTCGATCTCGGCAACAGCCGCGTGCAGAAGTTCGACGCCTCGTTCGAGCACGTGCTCGACATCGGCACGACCGGGGCGACCGAGACCCGGCTCGATGCGCCGACGGCCATCGCGATCGGCGCCGATCACCGCCTGTACGTCAGCGACCTCGGCGACACGATCAAGGTCTACGACCCGGATGGCCGCTTCCTGCGCTCCTTCGGCGAGCCAGGGGGCGGCGCCGGGCAGTTCAACTCTCCGCGCGACCTGGCGCTCGATGCCGACGGCAACCTGTACGTCGCCGACACCGACAATGATCGGCTGCAGAAGCTCGACCCGGATCTACGACCGGAGTGGACGCTGATCGACGCGCTCCTGGGGCGACTCGCCGCGCCAGTCGCGATCGCGTACTCCCCGCTGCAGGGCGTGCTCGTCGGCGATACCGTCGGCGATCAGGCGCGCATCGCATTCTTCACTCCCAACGGGAAGCCCGAGGGCGATGTGCGCATCGCGATGGGCGGCAATCCCGGCCTGCCGCATGCCGCATCCGCCATCGCCATCGCGCCCAACGGCGACTTCTACCTGGCCGATGCGGCCAACCAGAGCGTCGCGAAATTCGCCGCCGACCGGGCGCTGATCGCGTTCTTCGGCGCGCCCGGCACCGGGCCGGGACAGTTCACGGACCCACGCGGGGTGGCGGTCGACGACGGCGGCAACGTCTTCGTCGTCGACGGTGGCAACGATCGGGTGCAGAAGTTCGATTCCAATGGCGTCCTTCTCGGCATGTGGGGCGGCTTCGGAAGCGCCGCTGGTCAGCTCAATTCCCCGCAGGGGATCGCCGTGTCCGGCGACCGCGTCTACGTCGCCGATTCCGGGAACGATCGCGTGCAGGCCTTCGACCGCTCGGGCGGCTTCCGAACGCAGTGGGGCGCCAGCGGCGATGCGCCCTCGCAGTTCACGACCCCGCGCGGCCTCGCGGTCGACCGCGAGGGCTACGTCTACGTCGTCGACGCGGGCAACGACCGGGTGCAGAAGTTCACCCCCGACGGCGCCTTCGTCGCCAGCTTTGGCCACACCTCGCCGGGACGATTCATCAATTCGATCGGCGTCGCGGTCGCCGACAACGGCGATGTGCTCGTGGTCAACGCCGGCGAGAGGCGCATCGTGGTGTGGCAGACCCCGCCGTGA
- a CDS encoding 3-oxoacyl-ACP synthase III family protein, giving the protein MPTAILGLAHHLPPEQPVGSLRRPTVSETIGPSDLALPPGHAALAQAGLGVGDIDLIAFATMTPDVTFPGAACYFQHKLNAGTTAAIDLRGQCTGFLTGLMVADAYLSAGIYQHVLLAAGEVHSSGLDYSPAGIGIAELFGDGAAVAVLGGGASGCESIVCHSDGRQFDRFWIEYPSSRQHPLRITVENLRAGKHYPRIDREAVAALALAQLPAVVREACERAGATLAQVDAFLLSNVLPGVVERCAGSLGLAADAWIDAGAAHGHLTAATLPVALSEALASGRIGRGARVCLAACGAGATWGAAVLRV; this is encoded by the coding sequence ATGCCGACGGCGATTCTCGGTCTCGCCCATCATCTTCCGCCCGAGCAGCCGGTCGGTTCGCTGCGGCGTCCGACCGTGAGCGAAACGATCGGGCCGTCGGATCTGGCGCTGCCGCCGGGTCATGCGGCGCTGGCGCAGGCGGGGCTGGGCGTCGGGGACATCGACCTCATCGCCTTCGCCACCATGACGCCGGACGTCACCTTTCCGGGCGCCGCGTGTTACTTCCAGCACAAGCTGAACGCCGGGACGACCGCGGCCATCGACCTGCGCGGCCAGTGCACCGGCTTCCTCACCGGCCTGATGGTGGCCGATGCCTACCTCTCGGCCGGGATCTATCAGCACGTGCTGCTGGCCGCCGGTGAGGTGCACTCCTCCGGCCTGGACTATTCGCCGGCCGGCATCGGCATCGCCGAGCTCTTCGGCGACGGCGCCGCGGTGGCGGTGCTGGGCGGCGGCGCGAGCGGCTGCGAGTCGATCGTCTGCCACAGCGACGGACGCCAGTTCGACCGCTTCTGGATCGAATATCCCTCGAGCCGCCAGCATCCGCTGCGCATCACCGTCGAGAACCTCCGCGCCGGCAAGCATTATCCGCGCATCGACCGCGAGGCGGTCGCGGCGCTGGCGCTGGCGCAGTTGCCGGCGGTGGTGCGCGAGGCCTGCGAGCGGGCGGGCGCGACCCTGGCGCAGGTGGACGCCTTCCTCCTCAGCAACGTGCTGCCGGGGGTGGTCGAACGCTGCGCCGGCTCTCTCGGGCTCGCCGCCGACGCCTGGATCGACGCCGGCGCGGCGCACGGCCATCTCACGGCGGCGACGCTGCCGGTGGCGTTGAGTGAAGCGCTGGCCAGCGGGCGGATCGGCCGCGGGGCGCGGGTCTGTCTGGCGGCGTGCGGCGCCGGCGCCACCTGGGGCGCCGCCGTGCTGCGGGTGTGA
- a CDS encoding DUF814 domain-containing protein, with translation MSRRAGPPEPSDRDAGVWAGRSVARRFVSPDGFVVLVGRTAADNDVLTFKIGAPRDFWLHVAADSGSHVVVRNPDGVASLPRDTVQFAAGLAAGHSKLRAGGRVAVHLCTCADVGKPRGFPPGKVTIERYRTVHARPITASGAAAPGEKP, from the coding sequence ATGAGCCGCAGGGCGGGACCGCCGGAGCCGAGCGATCGCGACGCCGGGGTGTGGGCCGGGCGCAGCGTCGCCCGCCGCTTCGTCTCGCCGGACGGCTTCGTCGTGCTGGTCGGCCGCACGGCGGCGGACAACGACGTCCTGACGTTCAAGATCGGCGCGCCGCGCGATTTCTGGCTGCACGTCGCCGCCGATTCGGGGTCGCACGTCGTGGTCCGCAATCCCGACGGCGTCGCCAGTCTGCCGCGCGACACGGTGCAGTTCGCCGCCGGGCTGGCGGCCGGCCACTCGAAGCTGCGCGCCGGCGGCCGGGTGGCGGTCCATCTCTGCACCTGCGCCGACGTCGGCAAGCCGCGCGGCTTCCCGCCGGGGAAGGTCACCATCGAACGATACCGAACCGTACACGCGCGGCCGATCACCGCGTCGGGCGCGGCGGCGCCGGGAGAGAAGCCTTAG
- the queG gene encoding tRNA epoxyqueuosine(34) reductase QueG encodes MRTRKPRAAATADELARAAKDAARRLGFHAAGVCDLAPIERDALRRWLDAGHAATMTYMHRQAARRREPARIVAGARRAVVVLERYSPGPPPADAAARVARYAWSEDYHRVLGDRLARLAQALVALGATPGATRPYVDAGPVPERELAQRAGLGWIAKNTMLIDPRQGSYTFIASVLTDLELAVDAPFTADHCGRCRACLDACPTGALPAARTLDARRCISYLTIERRGPFSAAEGAAIGDWLFGCDLCQEACPWNKFAGPPTDPRLQPRPELMSPDLDFDQATFDARYGDTCFTRPGVAGLRRNASWNRSSAPPRARRRADED; translated from the coding sequence GTGCGAACAAGAAAGCCGAGAGCGGCGGCGACCGCCGACGAGCTGGCCCGCGCCGCCAAGGACGCGGCGCGCCGGCTCGGCTTCCACGCCGCCGGCGTCTGCGACCTGGCGCCGATCGAGCGCGACGCCCTGCGGCGCTGGCTCGACGCGGGCCATGCCGCGACCATGACCTACATGCACCGGCAGGCGGCGCGGCGGCGCGAGCCGGCGCGCATCGTCGCCGGGGCGCGGCGCGCCGTGGTGGTGTTGGAACGCTACTCGCCCGGCCCGCCGCCGGCGGACGCGGCGGCGCGCGTCGCCCGCTACGCCTGGAGCGAGGACTATCACCGCGTCCTCGGCGATCGCCTGGCGCGCCTGGCCCAGGCGCTGGTCGCGCTCGGAGCGACCCCCGGGGCGACCCGCCCCTACGTCGACGCCGGCCCGGTGCCGGAACGCGAGCTCGCCCAACGCGCCGGCCTCGGCTGGATCGCCAAGAACACCATGCTGATCGATCCCCGACAGGGTTCGTACACCTTCATCGCCAGCGTGCTCACCGACCTCGAGCTGGCGGTGGACGCGCCCTTCACCGCCGACCACTGCGGCCGCTGCCGCGCCTGCCTCGACGCCTGCCCGACCGGCGCCCTGCCGGCGGCGCGCACGCTCGACGCCCGCCGCTGCATCTCCTACCTCACCATCGAGCGCCGCGGGCCGTTCAGCGCCGCCGAGGGGGCGGCGATCGGCGACTGGCTCTTCGGCTGCGACCTCTGTCAGGAGGCCTGTCCCTGGAACAAGTTCGCCGGTCCGCCCACCGATCCGCGCCTGCAGCCGCGCCCGGAGCTGATGTCCCCCGATCTCGACTTCGACCAGGCGACGTTCGACGCGCGCTACGGCGATACGTGCTTCACGCGCCCGGGCGTGGCCGGACTCCGCCGCAATGCGAGCTGGAACAGGTCGAGCGCACCGCCGAGAGCACGGAGGCGCGCCGACGAGGACTAA
- a CDS encoding nucleotidyltransferase family protein, whose product MSDVALVLLAAGGSRRLGRPKQLLAFGGRTLVHHTASALLATPCRPLLVVLGAERDRTAAALVGLPVRIVDNRRWAEGIGTSIAAGIAAAAAHGAAGAVLALADQPRVTAASIERLLAARAATGHPIVASRYAATVGVPAFFAAEVFPQLLALDRDRGCKALILAAGAQATFVDCPEAATDVDTAADYARMRASRSGTSA is encoded by the coding sequence ATGTCTGACGTCGCCCTGGTGCTGCTCGCCGCCGGCGGCTCGCGCCGCCTCGGCCGGCCGAAGCAGTTGCTCGCCTTCGGCGGGCGCACACTCGTCCATCACACGGCGTCGGCGCTGCTCGCCACGCCGTGCCGGCCGCTCCTGGTCGTGCTCGGCGCCGAGCGCGACCGCACCGCCGCCGCGCTCGTGGGCCTGCCGGTCCGGATCGTCGACAACCGCCGCTGGGCCGAGGGCATCGGCACCTCGATCGCCGCCGGCATCGCCGCCGCGGCCGCGCATGGCGCCGCCGGCGCCGTCCTGGCGCTCGCCGACCAGCCGCGGGTGACCGCCGCCAGCATCGAGCGCCTCCTCGCCGCCCGCGCTGCGACCGGACACCCGATCGTCGCCTCGCGCTACGCCGCAACGGTCGGCGTCCCCGCCTTCTTCGCCGCCGAGGTCTTCCCGCAGCTCCTCGCCCTCGACCGCGACCGGGGCTGCAAGGCGCTCATCCTCGCCGCCGGCGCGCAGGCGACATTCGTCGACTGTCCGGAGGCCGCCACCGACGTGGACACCGCCGCCGACTACGCGCGCATGCGAGCTTCCCGGTCTGGGACATCAGCGTGA
- a CDS encoding type II toxin-antitoxin system CcdA family antitoxin, with protein MRSARKVATNVSIRAEVVQEAKALGMNLSAVCEAAVVEAVRRGRQETWLEENRAAIESYNALVARDGVLSDQWRKF; from the coding sequence ATGAGATCTGCGCGCAAGGTGGCGACAAACGTGTCGATTCGGGCCGAGGTCGTGCAGGAGGCGAAAGCACTGGGCATGAACCTGTCCGCGGTGTGCGAGGCAGCGGTGGTCGAAGCCGTGCGGCGCGGGCGGCAGGAAACGTGGCTCGAAGAGAACCGCGCAGCTATCGAATCGTACAACGCTCTGGTCGCGCGCGACGGCGTGTTGAGCGACCAGTGGCGAAAGTTCTGA
- the rimI gene encoding ribosomal protein S18-alanine N-acetyltransferase: MPPAFEFAPMVAADLPQVMEIERLSFASDPWTPGLFLHELKLDFSRLHLARTADAPRRVVGYACWWLVGDEVHILNLAVRPEARGSGAGRALVQRILDDAVAHGAVSVSLEVRPENAAALGLYRAMGFTQIGRRKNYYGRGEDAVIMERRFDG; this comes from the coding sequence ATGCCGCCGGCGTTCGAGTTCGCCCCCATGGTGGCGGCCGACCTGCCGCAGGTGATGGAGATCGAGCGGCTGTCGTTCGCGTCCGATCCCTGGACCCCGGGCCTGTTCCTGCACGAGCTCAAGCTCGACTTCTCGCGCCTGCACCTGGCGCGGACCGCGGACGCGCCGCGCCGCGTGGTCGGCTACGCCTGCTGGTGGCTGGTCGGCGACGAGGTGCACATCCTCAACCTGGCGGTCCGCCCCGAGGCGCGCGGCAGCGGCGCCGGGCGGGCGCTGGTGCAACGCATTCTCGACGATGCCGTCGCCCACGGCGCGGTGAGCGTCAGTCTCGAGGTGCGGCCGGAGAACGCCGCCGCGCTCGGCCTCTACCGCGCCATGGGGTTCACCCAGATCGGCCGGCGCAAGAACTACTACGGCCGCGGCGAGGACGCGGTGATCATGGAGCGGCGGTTCGACGGCTGA
- a CDS encoding M3 family oligoendopeptidase, producing MDTNTDLQVDGVRWDLAALYDGVADPRLEQDLATALRRATAFAERYRGTVNVAGGPAPAWIAEAMAELESILEQADKPAIFAGLLHAADARPPAHGALVARTQEQGSAIRNQVLFFDLEWLALDDAHAAAVIADPACGRWRHHLTAMRRYRPHTLSEPEEKLLEDTANTGRRAFGRLFDEVLSAMTFAVEIDGAPQTLTESGVLALLHDGRRDLRRRAAAALTGGLRQQSLLLTFVFNTIAQDHALGDRLRGYASPMAARHLANEIDAATVEALLRACEAGSDVVADYYRLKRRLLGLDVLYDWDRYAPLEAEAATVSWPAARATVLEAYGDFSPRMREIAEAFFAGRWIDAESREGKRGGAFSASTVPSVHPYVLLSYLGHPRDVMTLAHELGHGVHQYLARPQGYLQADTALTMAETASVFGEMLVFDRLRRQEQAPRARLALLCGFIEEAFGTVFRQIALTRFEQGLHAARRAEGELSSERIGDIWMDVNAALYRDSITLTDDYRWWWAYIPHFIHSPFYCYAYGFGELLVLALYELYLEQGAAFVPRYLDLLAAGGSESPAILLRRLDIDVTQPELWQRGLSVIRRLVAEAKDVAAAL from the coding sequence ATGGATACGAATACCGACCTACAGGTCGATGGCGTGCGGTGGGACCTCGCGGCCCTCTACGACGGGGTCGCGGATCCGCGGCTGGAGCAGGACCTGGCGACGGCGCTGCGCCGAGCCACGGCGTTCGCCGAGCGCTATCGCGGCACGGTCAACGTCGCCGGCGGGCCGGCGCCGGCGTGGATCGCGGAGGCGATGGCGGAGCTCGAGTCGATCCTCGAACAGGCGGACAAGCCGGCCATCTTCGCCGGGCTGCTGCACGCCGCCGACGCGCGGCCGCCGGCGCACGGGGCGTTGGTGGCGCGCACCCAGGAGCAGGGGAGCGCCATCCGCAATCAGGTGCTGTTCTTCGATCTCGAATGGTTGGCGCTCGACGACGCGCACGCCGCCGCGGTGATCGCCGATCCGGCGTGCGGCCGCTGGCGGCACCACCTGACGGCGATGCGCCGCTACCGGCCGCACACCCTGAGCGAGCCGGAGGAGAAGCTGCTCGAGGACACCGCCAACACCGGTCGCCGCGCCTTCGGCCGGCTGTTCGACGAGGTGCTGTCGGCGATGACCTTCGCGGTCGAGATCGACGGCGCGCCGCAGACCCTGACCGAGAGCGGCGTGCTGGCCTTGCTGCACGACGGCCGGCGCGACCTGCGCCGGCGCGCCGCCGCGGCGCTGACCGGCGGGCTGCGGCAGCAGTCGCTGCTCCTCACCTTCGTCTTCAACACCATCGCCCAGGACCACGCGCTCGGCGACCGGCTGCGCGGCTATGCCTCGCCGATGGCCGCCCGCCACCTCGCCAACGAGATCGACGCCGCCACCGTGGAGGCGTTGCTGCGCGCCTGCGAGGCGGGCAGCGACGTGGTCGCGGACTACTACCGGCTGAAGCGGCGCCTGCTCGGGCTCGACGTCCTCTACGACTGGGACCGCTACGCGCCGCTCGAGGCGGAGGCCGCGACGGTGTCGTGGCCGGCGGCGCGCGCCACCGTGCTCGAGGCCTACGGCGATTTCTCGCCGCGCATGCGCGAGATCGCGGAGGCCTTCTTCGCCGGACGCTGGATCGACGCGGAGAGCCGCGAGGGCAAGCGCGGCGGCGCCTTCAGCGCCAGCACCGTCCCCAGCGTCCATCCGTACGTGCTGCTCAGCTACCTCGGTCATCCGCGTGACGTCATGACGCTGGCGCACGAGCTCGGGCACGGCGTGCACCAGTACCTGGCGCGGCCGCAGGGCTACCTGCAGGCCGACACGGCGCTGACCATGGCGGAGACCGCCAGCGTCTTCGGCGAGATGCTGGTGTTCGACCGCCTGCGCCGCCAGGAGCAGGCGCCGCGCGCCCGCCTCGCCCTGCTCTGCGGCTTCATCGAGGAGGCCTTCGGCACCGTCTTCCGCCAGATCGCCCTCACCCGCTTCGAGCAGGGCCTGCACGCCGCCCGTCGCGCCGAGGGCGAGCTGTCGAGCGAGCGCATCGGCGACATCTGGATGGACGTCAACGCGGCGCTCTACCGCGACTCGATCACGCTCACCGACGACTACCGCTGGTGGTGGGCGTACATTCCGCACTTCATCCACTCGCCGTTCTACTGCTACGCCTACGGTTTCGGCGAGCTGCTCGTCCTCGCCCTCTACGAGCTCTACCTCGAGCAGGGCGCGGCCTTCGTGCCCCGCTACCTCGACCTGCTCGCCGCCGGCGGCAGCGAGTCGCCGGCGATCCTCCTGCGCCGCCTCGACATCGACGTCACCCAGCCCGAGCTCTGGCAGCGCGGCCTGAGCGTGATCCGGCGCCTGGTGGCGGAGGCAAAGGACGTGGCCGCCGCGCTGTGA
- a CDS encoding alpha/beta fold hydrolase: protein MPSVRVGDVDLYYELIDCTEPWRAGAPPAVLLHGLGTDRRLWLYQVPAFCGRVPTLLVDLRGHGRSRGPSGEWTVAEMARDVVRLLRSLGVEKAHLVGLSLGGMVAQQLALDYPYATASLALADTIAGPRPGERQRLAEALAFIDGHDMRQIAEARLTTAFSESVDPLLRRHFIEQVALNDKATYGRAARAAFSFDVRDRLAEIAAPTLVLIGDADRTFPMPWMEDVADGIRGARTVRLAGAGHLSNLERPQDFNRAVLDFLGV, encoded by the coding sequence ATGCCGAGCGTGCGCGTCGGGGACGTGGACCTGTACTACGAGTTGATCGACTGCACCGAGCCGTGGCGCGCCGGGGCGCCGCCGGCGGTGCTCCTCCACGGTCTCGGCACCGACCGCCGCCTGTGGCTGTACCAGGTGCCGGCGTTCTGCGGCCGCGTGCCGACGCTGCTCGTCGATCTGCGCGGCCACGGCCGCTCGCGCGGGCCGTCGGGCGAGTGGACGGTGGCCGAGATGGCGCGCGACGTCGTCCGCCTGCTGCGCAGCCTCGGGGTCGAGAAGGCGCACCTGGTCGGCCTCTCGCTCGGCGGCATGGTGGCGCAGCAGCTCGCGCTCGACTACCCGTACGCCACGGCGTCGCTGGCGCTCGCCGATACCATCGCCGGCCCGCGCCCCGGCGAGCGGCAGCGGCTGGCCGAGGCGCTGGCCTTCATCGACGGCCACGACATGCGCCAGATCGCGGAGGCGCGCCTCACCACCGCCTTCAGCGAGTCCGTCGACCCGCTGCTGCGCCGCCACTTCATCGAGCAGGTGGCGCTGAACGACAAGGCCACATACGGGCGCGCGGCGCGAGCCGCCTTCTCGTTCGACGTCCGCGACCGGCTGGCGGAGATCGCGGCGCCGACGCTGGTCCTGATCGGCGACGCCGACCGCACCTTCCCGATGCCGTGGATGGAGGACGTCGCCGACGGCATCCGCGGCGCCCGCACCGTCCGGCTCGCCGGCGCCGGCCACCTCAGCAACCTGGAACGCCCGCAGGATTTCAACCGCGCCGTCCTCGACTTCCTCGGCGTGTGA
- a CDS encoding CcdB family protein yields the protein MAQFDLFRLPRNKRYPFLVDLQADLLRDLATRVVAPLTAVTRLKGGPISRLNPVVEVEGTTYVVLFQELAALPVSALGAAAGNLRSRRDELIAALDLLCTGI from the coding sequence ATGGCGCAGTTCGACCTCTTCCGCCTGCCGCGCAACAAGCGCTACCCGTTCCTGGTCGACCTGCAGGCCGACCTGTTACGTGATCTGGCGACGCGCGTGGTCGCGCCGCTGACTGCGGTCACGCGGCTGAAGGGCGGACCGATCAGCCGTCTGAATCCGGTCGTCGAGGTCGAGGGAACGACGTACGTCGTGTTGTTTCAGGAGTTGGCGGCGCTTCCCGTCAGCGCGCTGGGTGCCGCGGCCGGCAACTTGCGCAGCCGTCGCGATGAGCTGATTGCCGCGCTCGATCTGTTGTGCACGGGCATCTGA
- a CDS encoding FUN14 domain-containing protein yields the protein MDASTMLTSLGPELGFGGVAGAVVGYASKKVTKLIALALGLVFIAIQGLVYLHVVTVDWHLVQSSAEHVWKDPQGVTLATRAWHVLSANLPFGAAFAAGFGVGFKLG from the coding sequence ATGGACGCGAGCACGATGCTGACCAGCCTCGGCCCCGAGCTCGGCTTCGGGGGGGTGGCGGGGGCGGTCGTCGGCTACGCGAGCAAGAAGGTGACGAAGCTCATCGCCCTGGCGCTCGGCCTGGTGTTCATCGCCATCCAGGGACTGGTCTACCTGCACGTCGTCACCGTCGACTGGCACCTGGTGCAGAGCAGCGCCGAGCACGTCTGGAAGGACCCGCAGGGCGTCACCCTGGCGACCCGGGCGTGGCACGTCCTGAGCGCCAACCTGCCGTTCGGCGCCGCCTTCGCCGCCGGATTCGGCGTCGGCTTCAAGCTCGGATAG
- a CDS encoding ketoacyl-ACP synthase III, whose translation MRNARITGIGGFVPPKVVTNDDLSRLIDTTDDWIQQRTGIRERHYSEGWVGAADMGAAAAREALAKAGRRAEEMDCVIFATLSPDYEMPSSACVLQERLGIGGMPAFDVRNQCSGFLYSLATANAFIKAGRFERVLVVGGEVHSTGIDLTTRGRDVAVIFGDGAAAAVVEPCDDPRRGILATALHAEGRFAEKLWLECAAARSRPRLTEEMVASETPRVFPRMEGRYVFKHAVERCTEVIREVLEKTGYTPDDVSLLVPHQANLRINQMVALGFSWPEEKVVNNIQRYGNTTAASIPLALHEAIADGRVREGDLVCLAGFGAGFTWGAILIRW comes from the coding sequence ATGCGCAACGCGCGCATCACCGGCATCGGGGGCTTCGTGCCGCCGAAGGTGGTCACCAACGACGACCTGTCGCGGCTGATCGACACCACCGACGACTGGATCCAGCAACGCACCGGCATTCGCGAGCGGCACTACAGCGAGGGCTGGGTCGGGGCCGCCGACATGGGCGCCGCGGCGGCGCGCGAGGCGCTGGCCAAGGCGGGCCGGCGGGCGGAGGAGATGGACTGCGTCATCTTCGCCACCCTGAGCCCCGACTACGAGATGCCGTCCAGCGCCTGCGTGCTCCAGGAGCGCCTCGGGATCGGCGGCATGCCGGCGTTCGACGTCCGCAACCAGTGCTCCGGCTTCCTCTACTCGCTCGCCACCGCCAACGCCTTCATCAAGGCGGGGCGCTTCGAACGCGTGCTGGTGGTGGGCGGCGAGGTGCACTCGACCGGCATCGACCTCACCACCCGCGGCCGCGACGTGGCGGTGATCTTCGGCGACGGCGCCGCCGCGGCGGTGGTCGAGCCGTGCGACGATCCGCGGCGCGGCATCCTGGCGACCGCGCTGCACGCCGAGGGCCGGTTCGCCGAGAAGCTGTGGCTGGAGTGCGCCGCGGCGCGCTCGCGGCCGCGCCTGACCGAGGAGATGGTGGCGAGCGAGACGCCGCGCGTCTTCCCGCGCATGGAGGGGCGCTACGTCTTCAAGCACGCGGTCGAGCGCTGCACCGAGGTCATCCGGGAAGTGCTCGAGAAAACGGGCTACACGCCCGACGACGTCAGCCTGCTGGTGCCGCACCAGGCCAACCTGCGCATCAACCAGATGGTGGCGCTCGGCTTCTCCTGGCCGGAGGAGAAGGTGGTCAACAACATCCAGCGCTACGGCAACACCACCGCCGCCTCGATCCCGTTGGCGCTCCACGAGGCGATCGCGGACGGGCGCGTGCGCGAGGGCGACCTCGTCTGCCTGGCGGGGTTCGGCGCCGGCTTCACGTGGGGCGCGATCCTCATCCGCTGGTGA